A region of Chloracidobacterium sp. DNA encodes the following proteins:
- the purH gene encoding bifunctional phosphoribosylaminoimidazolecarboxamide formyltransferase/IMP cyclohydrolase has product MSELRKIKRALISVSDKTGLAELATALTNFNVQIISTGGTAKFLRDNGFAVTDVSDVTGFPEMMDGRVKTLHPKIHGAFLALRDNTEHVASMTEHGIEPIDLVVVNLYPFEQTIAKDGVTLEEAVENIDIGGPAMIRSSAKNWRDVAVVTDPFLYDDIVNELRANDGSLSLETRGRLAAFAFSRTSTYDLVITAYLSRQLPPDEGDELWENVRSKAMDTATGHFPNRLGLHLNRVTDLRYGENPHQKAALYKTGEDGIANSEQLHGKALSFNNYVDAEAAWNLVQDFDELAVAIIKHTNPSGVGVGATNSEAYKRALSTDPVSAFGGIVAFNQKVDAEAAKAVIEVFSEVIIAPEFDDEAIEIFKTKKNLRVLRFSSPHVSKGSSNFEYKQISGGFLVQDADLHRLSINDLNIVTTRQPTDSEIKAMLFAWTACKHVKSNAIVFANEHQTLGVGAGQMNRVDSVRIAAVRAERFELPLKGAVLASDAFFPFRDNVDEAASFGVSAIIQPGGSIKDDESITAANEHSIAMAFTGIRHFKH; this is encoded by the coding sequence ATGAGTGAACTAAGGAAAATAAAACGGGCTTTGATCAGCGTTTCGGACAAAACCGGTCTGGCAGAACTTGCGACGGCACTAACCAATTTTAATGTTCAAATCATTTCCACCGGCGGCACGGCAAAGTTCCTGCGAGATAACGGTTTCGCTGTCACTGATGTCTCAGATGTAACCGGCTTCCCCGAAATGATGGACGGCCGCGTAAAAACGCTTCATCCAAAGATCCACGGGGCATTCCTAGCCCTTCGCGACAACACCGAACACGTCGCCTCAATGACCGAACACGGCATCGAGCCTATCGACCTCGTCGTCGTCAACCTCTACCCATTCGAACAAACCATCGCAAAAGACGGCGTCACGCTCGAAGAAGCTGTAGAAAACATCGACATCGGCGGCCCCGCAATGATTCGCTCGTCAGCAAAAAACTGGCGCGATGTTGCTGTCGTGACGGATCCTTTCCTGTACGATGACATCGTCAACGAACTCCGCGCTAACGATGGATCTTTGTCGTTGGAAACCAGAGGTCGGCTTGCCGCTTTTGCCTTTAGCCGAACGTCTACTTATGATCTGGTCATCACGGCCTATCTTTCACGGCAGCTGCCCCCGGACGAAGGTGACGAGTTGTGGGAAAATGTTCGTTCCAAAGCCATGGACACCGCCACCGGACATTTCCCGAATCGACTCGGTCTGCACTTGAACCGCGTCACTGATCTCCGCTACGGCGAAAACCCGCATCAAAAAGCGGCTCTCTACAAAACCGGAGAAGATGGCATTGCAAACTCCGAGCAGCTTCACGGCAAGGCATTGTCTTTCAATAACTACGTCGATGCCGAAGCCGCGTGGAATCTCGTTCAGGACTTCGACGAACTCGCTGTCGCGATCATAAAACACACAAACCCTTCCGGCGTCGGCGTCGGAGCAACAAATTCAGAAGCTTACAAACGAGCGCTTTCAACCGATCCGGTTTCTGCATTCGGCGGCATTGTGGCATTCAATCAAAAGGTCGATGCAGAAGCTGCAAAAGCCGTGATCGAAGTATTTTCCGAAGTAATAATCGCTCCAGAATTTGATGATGAAGCCATTGAGATATTCAAAACTAAGAAAAATCTTCGGGTTCTTCGTTTCAGTAGCCCGCATGTAAGTAAGGGCTCAAGCAACTTTGAATACAAGCAGATCTCCGGCGGCTTTCTCGTTCAGGACGCCGACCTGCATCGGCTCTCGATCAACGATCTAAACATCGTTACAACCCGCCAGCCAACCGATAGCGAGATCAAGGCTATGCTGTTCGCCTGGACCGCCTGCAAACATGTAAAATCGAATGCCATCGTCTTTGCCAATGAACATCAGACGCTCGGCGTCGGTGCGGGGCAAATGAATCGCGTCGATTCAGTTCGCATCGCGGCAGTGCGTGCCGAGCGATTTGAACTGCCGCTAAAAGGCGCAGTTCTCGCTTCCGACGCGTTCTTTCCTTTTCGCGATAACGTCGATGAAGCCGCGAGTTTTGGTGTTTCGGCGATCATCCAACCCGGCGGCTCGATCAAGGACGACGAATCGATCACTGCCGCCAACGAGCACAGCATCGCGATGGCATTTACCGGGATTCGCCATTTCAAACACTAA
- a CDS encoding dienelactone hydrolase family protein has product MRQDIVNLFPEAPTFDRREFLVTSVLAAGTFAAAVQPIQAQTQVKTDDKALITGEVRIPVSDGEMPAYRAMPDKKGTTFPVVIVVHEIFGVHEWIQDICRRFAKLGYLAIAPALYARQGEVKDLKDAREINRAVYSKIPDTQSMADLDSTVVWSAKNSGNIDKISITGFCWGGRIVWLYSAHNPRVKAGAAWYGRVVPTPNSPVSALQPTTPIDHAKDLKVPVIGLYGGQDKGILVEGVERMRAELKKGSSKSEIVVYPDADHGFHADYRPTYNKQASDDAWKKLQAWFKKHGAI; this is encoded by the coding sequence ATGCGTCAAGATATCGTTAATTTGTTTCCAGAAGCGCCGACCTTTGACCGCCGTGAATTTCTTGTAACGTCAGTACTTGCCGCCGGCACATTTGCTGCAGCGGTTCAGCCAATACAGGCGCAAACGCAGGTAAAGACCGATGACAAAGCCTTGATCACCGGTGAGGTTAGGATCCCTGTATCCGATGGTGAAATGCCCGCATATCGTGCAATGCCGGACAAAAAGGGCACCACGTTTCCGGTTGTGATCGTCGTACATGAAATCTTTGGTGTTCACGAATGGATACAGGATATATGCCGACGATTTGCAAAGCTTGGTTACTTGGCGATTGCTCCGGCATTGTATGCGAGGCAAGGTGAGGTCAAGGATCTAAAAGATGCACGCGAGATCAACCGCGCGGTCTATTCAAAGATTCCGGATACGCAATCGATGGCCGATCTGGATTCGACGGTAGTTTGGTCCGCTAAGAACAGCGGCAACATCGACAAGATCTCGATCACCGGATTTTGCTGGGGCGGACGCATAGTCTGGCTTTATTCTGCACATAATCCGAGAGTTAAGGCGGGTGCAGCTTGGTATGGACGGGTTGTGCCGACGCCGAATTCGCCCGTCAGCGCTTTACAGCCGACGACTCCGATCGATCACGCAAAAGACCTGAAAGTTCCAGTGATCGGGCTTTACGGCGGACAGGACAAAGGAATACTAGTGGAAGGCGTCGAGCGAATGCGAGCCGAACTAAAAAAAGGCAGTTCAAAATCTGAGATCGTCGTTTATCCAGATGCTGACCATGGCTTTCACGCTGATTACCGTCCCACATACAACAAACAGGCCTCGGACGATGCGTGGAAAAAACTTCAGGCGTGGTTTAAGAAACACGGCGCTATTTGA
- a CDS encoding Smr/MutS family protein, whose translation MIESPENPFSEPVEIEITDSFDLHSFSPKEIRAVVEVYLEEAHKKGFSTVRIIHGKGVGIQREIVRKVLSETDFVKSFKNAPEFSGSWGATIVELDV comes from the coding sequence GTGATAGAGTCACCCGAAAATCCATTTTCCGAACCAGTCGAGATCGAGATAACGGACTCATTTGATCTCCATTCTTTCAGCCCAAAAGAAATTCGGGCCGTGGTCGAGGTGTACCTTGAAGAGGCACATAAAAAGGGCTTTTCAACAGTCAGGATAATTCACGGCAAAGGTGTCGGTATCCAGCGTGAAATTGTGAGGAAAGTGTTGTCGGAGACTGATTTTGTGAAGTCCTTCAAAAATGCTCCGGAGTTTTCAGGCAGTTGGGGAGCGACAATTGTGGAGTTGGACGTTTAG
- a CDS encoding proprotein convertase P-domain-containing protein, with the protein MFKRTKLSRLSLVRSTALAVVVGFTLVISANASTGTGFAFLDSVASFLGFATEQNSAQTEAETNSALEPTAMFFAPCTKTSTGTGTWTTAGTWTPSGEPGPSDVVCIANGHTVTIAAADTVAEVQVGGGASGILSLASTTNFALTVTGEVLINGGGTLRVLDTGGNDTHTLNVGGNFTNDGTFTANSTAGGGTDNLNVVLNGGSAQTMGGASTTTFDNLTLTPTAAATITANTNFNVNTTFTVNGNATFSPAASVVIGGTTNVITGTGVIQVTRTAATADYNTQYPFTTDTLTNLTVDYSASAAQTISALTYGPLRTSGTGTKTPAGTVSVGGTLTVGTGSTLNVGGTDFSVTGATSIDGTLTHSSTTGTKTFTGNITVNSGGAWNATVNEDFAFNGAAQSLQNDGTFTAGSGIYTFTGANKTIGGANAVAIPNLTISGTTANNGTLTVATALSGGSLLTNSSTGTLNIVGTCSVPLANAGIIERTGSGTTTTTLANFTNTGTINLNGSGTIAGITNNAGGVVNLNSSGTITSFNNATATSTINIVPATVPITTLTTTTAGNTVNYTGAAQTVKVQAYSNLGFSGTGVKSITAANPVSVGRNLDIGNSVAKANIGAGLSVNVNSLTLAGAAQVPGSWGSNASAATNKTDTYFSSTTGILNVASSLATAAGTATATTASISSINVSMPYTLDSNANNTYTVDYCLTSADCPTNGGWTNHVTAAAHVASPYTTTITGLSNGTSYDVRVTYNDADGVTGTNPQTITGVITRTRLYLQNVASGVTTTNQGTWGVTAGAPTFVLSRTKSGAISSRGVQPGSTSTTNVLVYKLVGEPLAAQTIAAASTLDWVIGAQENNTDADMAYRIHAYVVSNDGTTVRGTLLGNNNDGDEWTTTAAGRAPSAAKSLSAVTALAGDRIVIEIGYVATTPGATNRVGTLWYGGTGATDLADGSTAHTTNPGWFEFSQGIAFQPPGPTPTATSTATATETATPTETATATATATPTCGNTFSYTGPAVAITDNIPAGIDFIIPVSGIGSITDVNFRFDGTQSADPLSTTPGVNHSWAGDLIVKVTSPGGTTVTVLDRPGAPASANGCSNNNLAQILLDDDGAFPAVEVQCNTTGTTTNNAFPTGTFSPNNAMSAFDGQNPTGNWTINISDNAAQDTGSARAFSLVIDSACSTPTNTSTNTPTPADTPTNTATDTPTPTSTEIFTPTETATPTNTATETPTFTPTNTATPMATSTPACEGILYDQSDNLGANGTNSQDFEAANDTFDNQGADDFVVPASETWTVQQVVANGVFFNGTGPADSFNVTFYANASGSPGAVVPGGSFTGASFTHVGDAFTIALPSSLVLNSGTYWVSVQVRMDFTPGGQWAWTNRTAQSNAAAVWQNPNGGSGIPACTSWAERGATCAIDATAPDQGFQILGTNSACMTPTNTPTAAPTSTATDTPTPTATATETFTPTATATETFTPTATATETFTPTETATPTATATETFTPTATATETFTPTATATETFTPTATATETFTPTATATETFTPTATATETFTPTATATETFTPTATATETFTPTATATETFTPTATATETFTPTATATETFTPTATATETFTPTATATETFTPTATATETFTPTATATETFTPTATATETFTPTATATETFTPTATATETFTPTATATETFTPTATATETFTPTETATPTATATETFTPTATATETFTPTATATETFTPTATATETFTPTATATETFTPTATATETFTPTATATETFTPTATATETFTPTATATETFTPTATATETFTPTATATETFTPTATATETFTPTATATETFTPTATATETFTPTATATETFTPTATATETFTPTATATETFTPTATATETFTPTATATETFTPTATATETFTPTATATETFTPTATATETFTPTATATETFTPTSTATETFTPTETSTATSTPTPVCNISPLTTTFAGGAGNNGNMFDITAVNTIEIDSFDENLENNEPLAIYYKVGTHVGSENTAGDWTLIGTYTGVVANGGGVATAVPIPVDITIPAGQTYAFYITYTTSQGSMQYTPGTAVGNVFASDANIQIREGVGKVYPFGSTFTPRVFNGNVHYTALGCPTATATATFTPTATATETFTPTATATETFTPTATATETFTPTATATETFTPTATATETFTPTATATETFTPTATATETFTPTATATETFTPTATATETFTPTATATETFTPTATATETFTPTATATETFTPTATATETFTPTATATETFTPTATATETFTPTATATETFTPTATATETFTPTATATETFTPTATATETFTPTATATETFTPTATATETFTPTATATETFTPTATATETFTPTATATETFTPTATATETFTPTSTATYTPTPLAVISGTVTYGNSLLPGPATRFVPGVLISAAGSPFISDTTAAPGTYSLTGFGAGSYTVTPTKTGGVNGAVTSFDAALVAQYAVGAVDLNVAQLTVSDVSGTGGVSSFDAALVARYAVANPTHGSSGTWRFSPATRTYPSITSSLASEDYSALLMGDVSGNWGDPSSFRPASVNSGPERSTSVAVPHLVTPADNEVLIPVAVQGSTNKGIISYEFDLRYDPQVIQPQAAPVDLVGTISSRLSVVTNTETPGLLRVAVYGPTPLSGNGVLMNLRFTAVGAPGSTSTLIWERMMLNEGNPRSLTRDGLVELSAAAPNQAEINGKLLTAMGQGVSNARVVLTDLNGQSRSILSNGFGYYRFGGLQVGQTYTISVDSRSAAFTPLTISVTSQAVNTDMIAVP; encoded by the coding sequence ATGTTCAAACGCACTAAACTTTCTCGCCTTTCATTGGTCCGCAGCACGGCTTTAGCCGTTGTAGTCGGATTCACGCTCGTCATCTCAGCCAACGCCTCAACCGGCACCGGCTTTGCTTTTCTAGACTCCGTCGCGTCCTTTCTAGGCTTCGCCACCGAGCAGAACAGCGCCCAAACAGAGGCTGAGACAAACAGCGCCCTGGAACCGACAGCGATGTTCTTTGCACCTTGTACAAAAACAAGTACGGGGACAGGAACGTGGACAACGGCGGGCACATGGACACCAAGTGGTGAACCGGGGCCGAGCGACGTAGTTTGTATCGCGAATGGACATACTGTCACCATTGCCGCAGCTGATACGGTGGCAGAAGTACAAGTGGGAGGTGGAGCGAGCGGAATTTTGTCTCTCGCCAGCACCACAAACTTCGCACTAACCGTAACGGGCGAAGTGCTTATCAACGGCGGAGGCACATTGCGGGTGCTGGACACCGGAGGAAATGATACGCACACCCTTAATGTTGGTGGAAATTTTACTAATGACGGAACATTTACTGCTAACTCGACAGCAGGTGGCGGCACCGACAACCTCAACGTAGTTCTCAATGGCGGGTCGGCTCAGACAATGGGCGGGGCTTCTACAACGACGTTCGATAATTTAACTCTCACGCCGACAGCCGCGGCGACGATCACAGCAAACACGAATTTTAACGTCAATACAACATTTACGGTCAACGGAAATGCAACGTTCAGCCCGGCGGCTTCGGTCGTCATCGGCGGGACGACAAACGTGATCACGGGTACCGGAGTTATTCAGGTCACCAGAACGGCTGCTACGGCTGACTATAACACCCAGTATCCATTTACAACGGACACATTGACCAATTTAACCGTTGATTACAGTGCATCGGCTGCGCAGACAATCAGTGCTCTTACATACGGACCGCTTCGCACTAGCGGCACCGGCACTAAAACGCCTGCCGGAACAGTTTCAGTTGGCGGAACACTCACGGTTGGCACCGGTTCGACACTCAACGTAGGCGGAACTGACTTTTCGGTAACAGGCGCGACGTCAATTGACGGCACACTCACACACAGCAGCACAACAGGCACAAAGACATTTACGGGCAATATAACCGTAAACAGCGGCGGAGCGTGGAACGCTACCGTTAATGAAGATTTCGCGTTCAACGGTGCGGCACAAAGCCTGCAAAATGACGGCACTTTTACAGCCGGTTCGGGAATATACACTTTTACCGGAGCAAATAAAACAATCGGCGGTGCAAATGCCGTCGCGATCCCAAATCTTACTATCAGCGGAACAACTGCTAATAATGGAACGCTTACGGTAGCGACTGCGCTTTCAGGAGGAAGCCTCTTAACCAACAGTTCAACTGGAACACTGAACATTGTCGGCACTTGTTCCGTTCCCTTAGCAAATGCCGGAATCATCGAGCGCACAGGTAGCGGCACAACTACCACTACCCTTGCTAATTTCACAAATACCGGAACTATCAATCTCAATGGTTCGGGAACGATAGCAGGTATAACCAACAACGCAGGCGGGGTAGTTAATCTTAATAGTTCGGGAACGATCACTTCGTTCAATAACGCGACGGCAACCAGCACGATAAATATCGTCCCAGCCACGGTTCCGATTACAACCCTAACCACAACAACCGCCGGAAACACAGTAAATTACACAGGTGCCGCACAGACCGTTAAGGTCCAGGCTTACAGCAATCTTGGTTTCTCAGGAACTGGAGTGAAGTCAATAACGGCCGCGAACCCTGTATCTGTAGGCCGCAATCTCGACATCGGAAACAGCGTAGCTAAGGCAAACATCGGCGCGGGACTTTCTGTGAACGTTAACTCGCTTACTTTGGCAGGCGCCGCTCAAGTTCCGGGTTCATGGGGATCCAATGCCAGTGCTGCGACTAACAAAACGGATACCTATTTCAGCAGCACGACAGGTATTCTCAATGTAGCAAGTTCACTTGCGACCGCAGCAGGCACCGCAACAGCTACTACGGCAAGCATTTCATCGATAAACGTATCGATGCCTTACACTCTGGACTCAAATGCGAACAACACTTACACAGTTGACTACTGTTTGACATCTGCGGACTGTCCGACAAATGGCGGCTGGACAAATCACGTCACAGCAGCAGCACACGTCGCATCACCCTACACAACAACGATAACCGGACTTTCAAATGGAACGAGTTATGACGTAAGAGTGACGTATAACGATGCTGACGGTGTAACCGGAACAAATCCGCAGACGATCACCGGAGTTATAACCCGAACCCGTTTATATTTGCAGAATGTTGCTTCAGGAGTTACCACTACTAATCAAGGAACCTGGGGCGTAACGGCAGGAGCCCCAACATTTGTTCTGTCACGAACAAAGTCAGGAGCAATATCCAGTCGAGGCGTACAGCCTGGCTCCACTTCGACAACGAATGTTCTGGTTTACAAACTCGTTGGTGAACCGCTCGCGGCTCAGACCATCGCAGCAGCATCAACTCTAGACTGGGTGATCGGTGCTCAAGAAAATAACACCGATGCTGATATGGCATACCGCATCCATGCGTATGTGGTAAGTAATGACGGGACAACAGTAAGAGGTACCCTACTTGGAAATAACAACGACGGTGACGAGTGGACGACAACAGCGGCGGGAAGGGCTCCTTCAGCGGCGAAGTCGTTGTCCGCAGTTACGGCGCTGGCTGGAGACCGAATAGTTATCGAGATCGGCTATGTGGCGACCACACCTGGAGCGACTAATCGTGTCGGCACACTGTGGTATGGCGGCACCGGCGCTACCGATCTGGCTGACGGAAGTACGGCCCACACTACAAATCCAGGCTGGTTTGAATTTAGTCAGGGTATAGCGTTTCAGCCTCCTGGGCCGACGCCTACTGCAACCTCAACGGCGACCGCAACGGAAACGGCAACGCCGACGGAAACAGCTACAGCGACCGCGACGGCAACACCGACTTGCGGGAACACGTTTAGCTACACCGGACCCGCAGTCGCAATAACTGATAACATTCCAGCGGGTATTGATTTCATCATCCCGGTGAGCGGGATCGGAAGCATAACGGATGTTAATTTCCGCTTTGACGGCACGCAGAGTGCCGATCCGTTATCTACTACGCCTGGTGTTAACCATTCGTGGGCAGGTGACCTGATAGTAAAGGTAACGTCACCTGGCGGAACTACGGTAACGGTGCTTGACCGGCCAGGTGCTCCGGCCTCTGCGAACGGGTGCAGTAACAACAATCTTGCGCAGATATTGCTGGATGACGACGGCGCATTCCCGGCTGTCGAAGTCCAGTGCAACACAACGGGCACGACCACAAATAACGCATTCCCGACGGGAACATTTTCGCCAAATAATGCAATGAGCGCGTTTGATGGACAAAATCCAACTGGGAACTGGACGATCAATATCAGCGACAATGCAGCACAGGACACCGGTTCAGCACGTGCGTTCTCGCTGGTGATCGACAGCGCATGTTCGACGCCGACCAATACATCTACCAATACGCCGACACCGGCTGATACACCAACAAATACGGCAACCGATACCCCGACGCCGACTTCAACGGAGATATTTACGCCGACCGAGACCGCGACGCCAACAAATACGGCGACAGAAACGCCGACTTTTACGCCGACGAACACAGCGACACCAATGGCAACAAGTACCCCTGCTTGTGAGGGTATCCTCTACGATCAATCTGATAATTTAGGAGCGAATGGAACTAATTCCCAAGACTTCGAGGCGGCTAACGACACATTCGACAATCAGGGTGCCGATGACTTCGTTGTCCCGGCAAGCGAGACATGGACTGTCCAGCAAGTTGTCGCAAACGGCGTGTTCTTCAATGGAACAGGACCGGCAGATTCGTTCAACGTAACGTTCTATGCCAATGCGTCGGGTTCACCGGGTGCAGTAGTTCCGGGCGGTTCATTTACCGGTGCGTCGTTTACACATGTCGGAGATGCTTTCACGATAGCCCTTCCGTCGAGTTTGGTGCTCAATTCAGGCACCTATTGGGTATCAGTTCAGGTGAGAATGGATTTCACACCAGGCGGTCAATGGGCATGGACGAACCGTACGGCCCAATCTAATGCGGCTGCTGTTTGGCAAAATCCGAATGGCGGTTCTGGAATTCCGGCTTGTACGAGCTGGGCAGAACGAGGAGCAACTTGTGCGATCGACGCAACGGCGCCGGATCAGGGTTTCCAGATCCTGGGCACAAACAGCGCGTGCATGACGCCTACAAATACGCCGACTGCTGCTCCGACCAGCACGGCAACAGATACACCGACACCAACCGCAACAGCTACGGAAACATTTACACCGACCGCTACGGCTACGGAGACGTTTACTCCGACAGCAACTGCAACGGAGACATTTACTCCAACGGAAACGGCAACTCCGACAGCAACCGCGACGGAAACATTCACACCGACGGCAACAGCAACGGAGACATTCACTCCGACCGCTACAGCCACGGAGACATTCACTCCAACCGCTACGGCCACGGAGACTTTCACGCCAACTGCGACCGCGACGGAAACGTTCACTCCTACGGCAACTGCAACGGAGACATTTACTCCAACTGCAACTGCAACGGAAACGTTCACCCCAACTGCAACTGCTACGGAGACATTCACTCCGACCGCGACTGCTACGGAAACATTTACTCCAACTGCGACGGCTACGGAAACATTTACGCCAACGGCTACTGCGACGGAAACATTTACTCCGACCGCGACCGCGACGGAGACGTTTACACCAACTGCAACAGCTACGGAGACATTCACTCCAACTGCGACAGCAACGGAGACATTCACTCCGACTGCGACTGCTACGGAAACGTTTACGCCAACAGCAACTGCAACGGAGACATTCACTCCGACAGCAACAGCGACGGAGACATTCACTCCGACTGCAACGGCTACGGAGACATTCACTCCGACTGCAACGGCTACGGAGACATTCACTCCGACTGCAACGGCTACGGAGACATTCACTCCAACGGAAACGGCAACTCCGACAGCAACCGCTACGGAAACGTTCACACCAACGGCTACTGCAACGGAGACATTCACTCCAACCGCTACGGCCACGGAGACTTTCACACCAACTGCGACCGCGACGGAAACGTTCACCCCAACCGCTACGGCCACGGAGACTTTCACACCAACTGCGACCGCGACGGAAACGTTCACCCCAACGGCAACTGCGACGGAAACATTCACTCCGACTGCAACTGCGACGGAGACGTTCACACCGACGGCAACAGCAACGGAAACATTTACTCCGACAGCAACGGCTACGGAGACATTCACGCCGACAGCAACGGCTACGGAGACATTCACACCGACAGCAACGGCTACGGAGACATTCACACCGACTGCAACGGCTACGGAAACGTTTACGCCAACAGCAACAGCAACGGAGACATTCACTCCGACAGCAACTGCGACGGAAACATTTACGCCAACGGCTACTGCGACGGAAACGTTTACTCCAACAGCTACAGCCACGGAGACATTTACGCCGACAGCTACCGCAACGGAGACGTTCACCCCAACTGCAACGGCTACGGAAACCTTTACTCCGACTGCGACTGCAACGGAGACATTCACTCCAACCGCTACAGCCACGGAGACCTTCACGCCAACTGCGACCGCGACGGAAACGTTCACTCCTACGGCAACCGCGACGGAGACGTTCACACCAACTTCGACTGCAACGGAAACATTTACGCCGACTGAGACAAGCACAGCTACCTCAACGCCGACGCCTGTTTGCAACATATCGCCGCTGACGACGACATTTGCGGGCGGTGCAGGTAATAACGGGAATATGTTCGATATTACCGCTGTCAATACGATCGAGATCGACTCGTTTGACGAGAACCTTGAGAACAATGAGCCGCTTGCAATTTACTACAAGGTGGGAACGCATGTCGGATCCGAAAACACGGCAGGCGATTGGACCCTGATCGGAACTTACACAGGTGTGGTTGCCAATGGTGGAGGCGTAGCGACCGCTGTGCCGATCCCGGTAGATATAACGATCCCGGCGGGACAGACCTATGCATTCTACATAACTTACACGACATCGCAGGGTTCAATGCAATACACACCAGGTACTGCTGTGGGTAATGTCTTTGCCAGCGATGCCAATATCCAGATCCGCGAAGGAGTCGGAAAGGTATATCCTTTCGGCAGCACTTTCACGCCAAGAGTATTTAACGGCAATGTTCATTACACTGCTCTAGGCTGTCCGACAGCGACTGCAACTGCGACGTTCACGCCGACGGCTACCGCAACGGAAACGTTCACACCGACAGCAACTGCAACGGAAACCTTCACTCCGACAGCAACGGCTACGGAGACATTCACGCCAACTGCAACGGCTACGGAGACGTTCACACCGACTGCAACGGCTACGGAGACATTCACGCCGACAGCAACTGCAACGGAGACATTCACACCGACTGCGACAGCAACGGAAACGTTTACTCCGACCGCAACTGCGACGGAAACATTTACTCCGACTGCAACGGCTACGGAGACATTCACTCCGACAGCAACTGCAACGGAGACATTCACACCGACTGCGACAGCAACGGAAACGTTTACTCCGACCGCAACTGCGACGGAAACATTTACTCCGACTGCAACTGCGACGGAAACATTTACTCCGACTGCAACGGCTACGGAGACCTTCACGCCAACTGCTACGGCTACGGAGACGTTCACACCGACTGCAACGGCTACGGAGACGTTCACACCGACTGCAACGGCTACGGAGACATTCACACCGACTGCGACAGCAACGGAAACGTTTACTCCGACCGCAACTGCGACGGAAACATTTACTCCGACTGCAACTGCGACGGAAACATTTACTCCGACTGCAACTGCAACGGAGACCTTCACGCCAACTGCAACGGCTACGGAGACGTTCACACCGACTGCAACGGCTACGGAGACATTCACACCGACTGCAACTGCAACGGAGACATTTACTCCGACTGCGACAGCAACGGAAACATTTACTCCGACCTCAACGGCAACCTACACGCCGACACCGCTTGCCGTTATATCGGGAACGGTTACATATGGCAACTCGCTTCTTCCGGGACCCGCAACACGTTTTGTACCGGGTGTTCTGATAAGTGCAGCCGGCAGTCCGTTTATTTCCGATACTACGGCCGCACCGGGCACATATTCACTTACTGGATTTGGAGCAGGTTCTTACACGGTCACGCCTACCAAAACTGGCGGGGTAAACGGAGCTGTCACATCATTTGACGCAGCACTTGTTGCTCAATATGCAGTGGGAGCCGTTGACCTTAACGTTGCTCAATTAACGGTATCGGATGTTAGCGGCACTGGCGGCGTCTCTTCATTCGACGCGGCTCTGGTCGCACGCTATGCCGTTGCAAATCCGACACATGGATCATCAGGAACATGGAGATTTAGCCCAGCAACCCGAACCTATCCGTCCATAACCAGCAGCCTCGCAAGCGAAGATTACAGTGCACTGCTCATGGGCGATGTATCTGGTAACTGGGGTGATCCATCGTCGTTCCGCCCGGCTAGCGTCAATAGCGGCCCGGAACGTTCAACCTCTGTTGCGGTTCCGCATTTGGTGACACCGGCAGACAACGAGGTACTTATACCGGTGGCCGTTCAAGGATCGACTAATAAGGGAATCATCTCTTACGAGTTCGATCTCAGGTATGATCCTCAGGTGATACAACCTCAGGCCGCTCCGGTTGATCTGGTCGGAACGATCAGCAGCAGGCTGTCGGTGGTAACCAATACGGAAACGCCCGGCTTGTTGAGGGTTGCCGTCTACGGACCTACACCGCTCAGTGGAAACGGAGTTCTTATGAACCTCAGATTCACCGCAGTCGGAGCTCCGGGATCGACATCAACGCTCATCTGGGAACGCATGATGCTTAACGAAGGCAATCCACGATCACTGACAAGAGACGGCCTTGTGGAATTGTCCGCAGCGGCACCAAATCAGGCTGAGATCAACGGAAAGCTGTTAACGGCGATGGGACAAGGCGTTTCAAACGCTCGAGTCGTGTTGACCGATCTAAACGGCCAAAGCCGCTCGATCTTGTCTAACGGATTTGGCTATTACCGATTCGGTGGACTTCAGGTCGGGCAGACATATACGATCAGTGTTGATTCGCGATCCGCAGCGTTCACGCCGCTGACGATCAGCGTCACCAGCCAGGCTGTAAATACAGATATGATCGCGGTACCGTAA